From Kogia breviceps isolate mKogBre1 chromosome 2, mKogBre1 haplotype 1, whole genome shotgun sequence, one genomic window encodes:
- the TCF7L2 gene encoding transcription factor 7-like 2 isoform X36 has protein sequence MSNKVPVVQHPHHVHPLTPLITYSNEHFTPGNPPPHLPADVDPKTGIPRPPHPPDISPYYPLSPGTVGQIPHPLGWLVPQQGQPVYPITTGGFRHPYPTALTVNASMSRFPPHMVPPHHTLHTTGIPHPAIVTPTVKQESSQSDVGSLHSAKHQDSKKEEEKKKPHIKKPLNAFMLYMKEMRAKVVAECTLKESAAINQILGRRWHALSREEQAKYYELARKERQLHMQLYPGWSARDNYGKKKKRKRDKQPGETNEHSECFLNPCLSLPPITDLSAPKKCRARFGLDQQNNWCGPCRRKKKCVRYIQGEGSCLSPPSSDGSLLDSPPSSPNLLGSPPQDAKSQTEQTQPLSLSLKPDPLAHLPMMSPPPALLLAEAAHGKAPALCANGALELPPAIPPSPLAQPSTSSLHSHGSLAGTQPQPQPLSLVTKSLE, from the exons TCGAACAAAGTGCCGGTTGTGCAACACCCTCACCATGTCCACCCTCTCACGCCTCTTATCACATACAGCAATGAACACTTCACGCCGGGAAACCCACCTCCACACTTACCAGCTGACGTAGACCCCAAAACAG GAATCCCACGGCCTCCGCACCCTCCAGATATATCTCCGTATTACCCACTCTCGCCCGGCACTGTAGGACAAATTCCCCATCCGCTAGGATGGTTAGTACCACA GCAAGGTCAGCCAGTGTACCCCATCACGACAGGAGGATTCCGTCACCCTTACCCCACAGCTCTGACTGTCAACGCTTCCATGTCCAG GTTCCCTCCCCATATGGTCCCACCACATCATACTCTACACACGACCGGCATTCCCCACCCGGCCATAGTCACACCGACGGTCAAACAGGAATCTTCCCAGAGTGACGTCGGCTCGCTCCACAGCGC AAAGCATCAGGACtccaaaaaggaagaagaaaagaagaagccCCACATAAAGAAACCTCTTAACGCATTCATGTTGtatatgaaggaaatgagagcaaaggTTGTAGCCGAGTGCACGTTGAAAGAAAGTGCAGCCATCAACCAGATCCTGGGCCGGAGG TGGCACGCACTGTCCAGAGAAGAGCAAGCAAAGTACTACGAGCTGGCCCGGAAGGAGCGACAGCTTCACATGCAGCTGTACCCTGGCTGGTCCGCACGGGATAACTAT gggaagaagaagaagaggaaaagggacaAGCAGCCCGGCGAGACCAATG aaCACAGCGAATGTTTCCTAAATCCTTGCCTTTCACTTCCTCCGATTACAG ACCTGAGCGCTCCTAAGAAATGCCGAGCGCGCTTTGGCCTTGATCAACAGAATAACTGGTGCGGCCCTTGCAG gagaaaaaaaaagtgcgTTCGCTACATACAAGGTGAAGGCAGCTGCCTCAGTCCACCCTCTTCAGATGGAAGCTTACTAGACtcgcctccttcctcccccaacCTGCTAGGCTCCCCTCCCCAAGACGCCAAGTCACAGACTGAGCAGACCCAGCCTCTCTCGCTGTCCCTGAAGCCCGACCCCCTGGCCCACCTGCCCATGATGTCTCCGCCGCCCGCCCTCCTGCTTGCCGAGGCCGCCCACGGCAAGGCCCCCGCCCTCTGTGCCAACGGGGCCCTGGAGCTGCCTCCCgccatccctccctcacctctggCGCAGCCGTCGACATCTTCCTTACATTCCCACGGCTCTCTGGCCGGGAcgcagccgcagccgcagccgctCTCCCTTGTCACCAAGTCTTTAGAATAG